CGGGCACGTCATGGCGTACCCGCTGTCGAAACCCTTGCTGCCGGGCGATTTCCCGCGGCTGGCGCAGTCCTTCCACAGCGCGTGGGGCATCATGCTCGGCCCCGACGGCCGGCGGTTCACCGACGAGTCGCTCGGCCACTACCGCAATTCCCAGGCGGCGACGGCCGCCTTGCCGCCCGGCTGAGCGGCACCGGGTGCACGACGAAGGGCTCGGCGCCGGCAGGCTCCGAGCCCCTTCGGTCGTCCTGGATCAGCTGCGCTGGGTCAGCCAGGGGTCGCGCGGCATGCCCAGTACCCGTTCGGCGATGACGTTGTGCTGGATCTCGCTGGTTCCGCCGGCGATCGTCGACGCCCGCGAACGCAGGTAGCCGAACACCCACTTGCCGCGATCGGGCGCGAGGCTGGAACCGCGGTCGAGCAGGCCGGCCGCTCCCGAGAGGTCCATCGCGAGCTCGTGGAGCTGCTTTTCCTGCTCCTGCCCGAACGCCTTCATGATCGCACCTTCCGGCCCGGGCTCGCCCGAGGACTGGACGCTGGCGATGTTGCGCAGACCGTGCAACCGGATGAGCTCGCTGGCGATCCACTTGCGCGCCAGCGCGCTGCGCACCTCGGGACGATCGGCCGGGCGCTTGCCGAGCGCGCTGGTGCGGCGGGCGAGATCGATGACCTTGTCCAAAGTCCGGCGGAACCCGATCTGCGAGGCCAGAAACTGCGTGTAGCGCTCATGGTTGAGGGTGGTGCGGGTGACGCCCCAGCCGCCGTGCAACGGCCCCACGACGTGGGACAGGGGGATCCGCACGGAGTCGAGGAAGACGTCGTTGATGTCGTGCTCGCGGCAGATCCGCTCGATGGGGCGCACAGTGACCCCAGGGGCGTCCATCGGGATGAGGACGAACGACAGGCCCTCGTGCTTGGGCGCGTCCGGATCGGTGCGCACGAGCGCGAACATCCACTGTGAGTAGTGGCCGCCGGTGTTCCACGTCTTCTGACCGTCGATGACGATCTCGTCGCCCTCGATCCGGCCTCGCGTGCGCAGCCCGGCGAGGTCGGAGCCCGCTCCGGGCTCGGAGAAGCCTTCGCACCAGATCTCCTCGGCGAAGAGCATCGGCCGCAGGAAGCGCTCCCGCTGCCAGTCGGTGCCGTGGCGGATGATGGTCGGCCCGCACAGGTTGAGACCGATGTGGCCGAGCGGGCGCGGCACGCCTCGCCGGGCGAGCTCGGCGTGGTAGGCGATTTGCTGGTCCATGGTCGCGCCGCGGCCGCCGAACTCGGCGGGCCAGTGGATCGCTATCCAGCGGTCGGCGGCCATGCGGCGCTGGAGGTCGCGGATGAACTCGCGGCGGGGTTCCGCGCCCTTCGGCAGCCGGAACGCGGGGGTACCCCAGCCCGCCGGGAGGTTGGCGTCGAGCCACGCGGACAGTTCCGCGACGAACTGGCCGGTGCTCTGGGCGGACGTGCCGGTCACCTCGGTCATCGGGTCGCTCCTGTGGGGATGGGCTCGTCGAGCAGCGCCGCCGCGATCACGTCGAGGTGCTCGGCCGTGTCGCCGTAGAGGAGCTGCCCGGACTTGGCGCGGCGCAGGTAGAGGTGGATGTCGTGCTCGAAGGTGCAGCCGATGCCGCCGTGGATCTGCAGTGCGTCGGCCGCGACCTCGGTCGCGCTTTCCGACGCGACGGCCATCGCCATCGCCACGTACAGGGCGGCGTCCTCGCCGCCGGAGAGTTTCCAAGCGGCCCCGTAGCAGGCCGACCGCGCGTTCTCGACCAGGACGAGCATGTCGGCCAGCTTGTGCTTGATCGCCTGGAAGGCGCCGATGGGGTGGCCGAACTGGTGTCGCGTCAGGGCGTACTCGGCGGCGATCCGCAGCGCTCGTTCCGCGACGCCGGTGGACTCGGCGGCCACGATCAGGGTGGCCAGCGCGCTCGCCGCGGAGATCGCTTCGTCCGCGTCGTGCAGCAGCACCGGGACGGCGGGAGCGCGGGAGAAACCGACCTGTGCCAGGCCCGCGGTCGGGTCGATCGCGGGCAACGTCGTCGTGGTGACTCCCGGCGCGTCGAGCTCGACCGCGAGCACGGCCGGCGTGCCGCCCGTCGTGTGGGCGACGACCAGCAGGGTCTGCGTCCAGGCGCCGCCCGGGACGATCGCGATTTCCCCGTCGGCCGTCCAGCCCTCGTCTCCGGCGGCCGCCTTCACCTCGACCCCGGCGCCGGTGGCGGCCGGGAGCGCCGCGACAGTGATCCGGCCTTCGATGACCTGCTCCAGCAGCTGCGCGGCGGCGGGTTCGGAACCGCGGGACAGCAGCGACGTGGCCGCGGCGATGCCACTGAACGGGACGGGCGCGACGGCCCGGCCGAGTTCCTCCGCAACCAGCATCTGCTCGATCGCGGTGGAGGTCATCTCGTACTGCGGGAGGTCGAGGCCGAGCGCGCCGAGGCCTACGTCGTTCAGTGCCGCCCACAGCGCTTGCGCCTGCGCCGGTGCCTCCGCCGTGAAGGCGCTGCGCGGTGCGGCCCGTGCCGCGAGCAGGCGACGCACGCTCTGCTGCAGCCCGACCTGCTCAGCGGTGAGTTGGAATTCCATCTACCCTCCGTATAAAGGATACTAAATAAGTGAGATGCTGGCTATCGTAGAGCGAAGTTCCCGGTTAAGGCGAGAGGATGGCGCAGATGAGCACCTCGGCAGCGGCGCAAGATGATACTCTTTTCGCTGTGGTCGAAGGAGTGTCGGAGCGGCCCGTGGCCGTGGTGACCGCGGCGGGCGGCCCGATGGGGGCAGCGATCGCGCGGCGCCTCGCGCCCACTCACGCACTCGTCCTCAACGACCGGTCGGCTGACCGGCTCGGCACCACGGCGGAGGCGCTGTGCGCCGGCGGTGCCGCCGTCGTCACCGTCGTCGGCGACGTGTCGGATCGCGCCACCGCGGTTGCTCTCCGCGAGAATGCGGTCGCTCGGTGGGGCAGGCTCGACGCCCTGGTGAACGTCGCCGGCGGGGTCAAGGGCCCGTTGAACCAGCCCATCCTGGACATCACCGATGACCAGTGGTCCCGCACGCTCGACATCAACCTCACGTCGGCGTTTCGGTGCCTGCAGGAGGCCGCGCGCGTCATGGCGGATGCCGGTGCCGGCCGGATCGTCAACATCGGCTCGACGTCGTGGGCGGGCTCGCCCGACCGTGCCCACTACGCGGCGGCGAAGTCCGGGCTGGTGGCGCTGACTCGGTCGGCGGCCACGCAGCTGGGCCGGCACGGGATCACCGTGAACGTGATCGTGCTCGGCGCGACGACCACGACCGTCGTGGACCGGCGGGACGGGAGCTGGGTGCAGGACTGGACGGCGCACAACCCCCTCGGGCGCCCGAACACCGTGGACGACGTCGCGGACGCGGTGGAGTTCCTGCTCGGGCCGGGCAGCCGGAACATCAGCGGCCAGGCGCTCACCGTCGCCGGCGGGCTCAACCCGTCGCTGTGACCCGCGGCGCACCCGTGATCCTCAGATCGGAGTACACAATGGACTTGACCGGTCCCTGGGAGACCCTCGACGTCGAGGTGGACAAGGAAGGCGTCGTCGTGGTCCGGCTCAACCGGCCCGACCGCATGAACGCCATCTCGCCGGACATGCTGGAGGAGCTGGCCCGTTTCTGGCCCGCCTTCGACGCCGCCCCGGACACGCGCGTCGCGGTGGTCACCGGCGCGGGGGAGCGGGCGTTCTGCTCCGGGGCCGATGTCGGCACGGTCGCCGACCGATCCCGGGCCCGGACCGGGATCTTCGAGCGGGAGAACCGCTTCACGCCGCTGCAGAACCAGGTCCGCAAGCCGTCGATCTGCGCGGTCAACGGTGTGTGCGCGGGAGGTGGGCTGCACTTCGTCGCGGACACCGACTTCACGATCGCCGCCGATTCCGCCACGTTCCTCGACCCCCACGTCTCCGTGGGCCAGGTCAGCGCGATCGAGACGATCGTGCTCTCGCGTCGTGTGCCGCACCAGGCCGTGATGCGGATGATGTTGCTGGGGCGGTCGGAGCGGATCGACGCCCGGCGCGCCCTCGAGATGGGTCTGGTGACGGAGATCGTCCCAGCCGCCGATCTCCAGGAGCGCGCGCTGGAGCTGGCGCGGGCGGTCGCGGCGGGGTCGCCCGCGGCGATCGCGGCGAGCAGGCAGGTGGTGTGGGACGCGCTGGACCGTCCGCTGCACGACGCGCTGCGGATCGCCTGGCCGATCCTGCGCGCTCATGGCGACCACCACCCGGACGCGCAGGAGGGTCCGAAGGCCTTCTTCGAGAAGCGTCCGCCGAAGTGGGCCTGACGGGCCGGGAGCCCGTTCGCTGAGTGTCCCTTGATCAGGTGAAGCCGGCGCATAGTCCTCAGGAAAGCGCCTGCTGGACACCTCGATCGACACCGGCGCCGGCGCGGTGCACCAGCTGGTTCCCGCTTGCGGCAAGGGATGGCCGGCCAGCCGGGCTTCGCCAAGGCTGTGCTCGCGGCCCACTGAGAGGGTTCCGTGGTCGCGCAGCGCTAGGTGTACTGCCCTGGGAGGTTGCGAACGTGGGGACACGTAGTCGGATGATCTTGGAATGAGGGAGGACCTCCGGGTTTGGTGTGGATCACCACAATCTGCACCACGCCACGGAGGTCCTCGTGTCACACCGTAATGCCCCGCTGAGTCCGACTGGCAGACTGCGGCTGGCCCGTTGTGTCGTGGACGATGAATGGCCGTTGCGGCGGGCCGCTGAGCGGTTCCAGGTTTCGGTGTCCACCGCGCAGCGCTGGGCCGGCCGGTACCGCGCCGAGGGCGAGGCGGGCATGACCGACCGCTCCAGCCGCCCGCATCACTGTCCGCGCCGCACCCCGACACGCACCGAACGGCGGATCGTCAAGGTTCGGGTGCTGCGGCGGTGGGGACCAGCGCGGATCGCGTTCTTCCTGCGACTGGTGCCCTCCACCGTGCATCGTGTGCTGGTCCGGTTCGGCCTGGCCCGCCTGGCCCATCTCGACCGGGCCACCGGCCACCCGATACGCCGCTACGAGCGCGCCACCCCCGGCGAGCTGGTGCATGTGGATATCAAGAAGCTGGGCAACATCCCCGAGGGCGGCGGGCACCGGGCCGTCGGCCGTCAAGCGGGACAGCGTCACCGCACCCGCACCCCGGGCAAGACCCTGGACGCAGGCGGCAACAGCCACGTCGGCTACAGCTATCTGCACAACGCCGTCGACGATCACTCCCGGCTCGTCTACAGCGAAATCCTGCCCGACGAGAAGAAGGACACCGCGGTCGCGTTCTGGCAGCGCGCTCAGACCTTCTTCGCCGCCCACGGGATCACCGTCGAACGGGTCCTGACCGACAACGGGGCCTGCTACAAATCCCGCCACTGGCGCGACACCCTCACCACCGCAGGCATCACCCACAAACGCACCCGCCCCTACCGACCCCAGACCAACGGCACAGTCGAACGCTTCAACCGCACCCTGCTCGACGAATGGGCCTACGCACGCCCCTACCAATCAGAAACCGAACGCCGCAAAGCCCTACCCCAGTGGCTCCACACCTACAATCACCACCGCGGCCACACCGCACTCGGCGGCCACCCACCCGCCAGCCGCGTTCCCAACCTCCCAGGTCAGTACAGCTAGGTCGTGCACCTGTCGTCGCTCGAGAGCACCGCCCCAGACATCCCACGAAGTCGATCCTGCACTGGCCGGGGCGCCAAGGGCGGTAGCCGGCAGACCGCTGCGGAGCGATGTCACCCGGTCGCGCTGGAGCGTCGCCGGGTCAGGAACGAGCGAGCCCCCACCCCGGAAATCGGGGCTCGCCTTGACCGCGGCGTAGGCCTCCTGGGTGAGCTCCCAGGCGGCATCCTCCGCCAGGCCCGCCGACTCGTCGATGACCCGCTTGCTCTGGCGGACCGACTCCGGGGCGTTGGCAGCGATCCGTTCGGCGATCGCCACGGCGGTCTCGAGCGCTTTGCCGGGGTCGGGTCAGCTCGTTCACCAGCCCCAGCTGGTGCGCCCGCTCTGCCGCGATCGGCTCTCCGGTCAGCGCCAGCTGCATCGCGACCTTCCGGCCGAGCACCGAGGCGCTG
The genomic region above belongs to Amycolatopsis sp. YIM 10 and contains:
- a CDS encoding acyl-CoA dehydrogenase family protein → MTEVTGTSAQSTGQFVAELSAWLDANLPAGWGTPAFRLPKGAEPRREFIRDLQRRMAADRWIAIHWPAEFGGRGATMDQQIAYHAELARRGVPRPLGHIGLNLCGPTIIRHGTDWQRERFLRPMLFAEEIWCEGFSEPGAGSDLAGLRTRGRIEGDEIVIDGQKTWNTGGHYSQWMFALVRTDPDAPKHEGLSFVLIPMDAPGVTVRPIERICREHDINDVFLDSVRIPLSHVVGPLHGGWGVTRTTLNHERYTQFLASQIGFRRTLDKVIDLARRTSALGKRPADRPEVRSALARKWIASELIRLHGLRNIASVQSSGEPGPEGAIMKAFGQEQEKQLHELAMDLSGAAGLLDRGSSLAPDRGKWVFGYLRSRASTIAGGTSEIQHNVIAERVLGMPRDPWLTQRS
- a CDS encoding acyl-CoA dehydrogenase family protein — its product is MEFQLTAEQVGLQQSVRRLLAARAAPRSAFTAEAPAQAQALWAALNDVGLGALGLDLPQYEMTSTAIEQMLVAEELGRAVAPVPFSGIAAATSLLSRGSEPAAAQLLEQVIEGRITVAALPAATGAGVEVKAAAGDEGWTADGEIAIVPGGAWTQTLLVVAHTTGGTPAVLAVELDAPGVTTTTLPAIDPTAGLAQVGFSRAPAVPVLLHDADEAISAASALATLIVAAESTGVAERALRIAAEYALTRHQFGHPIGAFQAIKHKLADMLVLVENARSACYGAAWKLSGGEDAALYVAMAMAVASESATEVAADALQIHGGIGCTFEHDIHLYLRRAKSGQLLYGDTAEHLDVIAAALLDEPIPTGATR
- a CDS encoding SDR family NAD(P)-dependent oxidoreductase, with translation MVEGVSERPVAVVTAAGGPMGAAIARRLAPTHALVLNDRSADRLGTTAEALCAGGAAVVTVVGDVSDRATAVALRENAVARWGRLDALVNVAGGVKGPLNQPILDITDDQWSRTLDINLTSAFRCLQEAARVMADAGAGRIVNIGSTSWAGSPDRAHYAAAKSGLVALTRSAATQLGRHGITVNVIVLGATTTTVVDRRDGSWVQDWTAHNPLGRPNTVDDVADAVEFLLGPGSRNISGQALTVAGGLNPSL
- a CDS encoding enoyl-CoA hydratase/isomerase family protein; translation: MTGPWETLDVEVDKEGVVVVRLNRPDRMNAISPDMLEELARFWPAFDAAPDTRVAVVTGAGERAFCSGADVGTVADRSRARTGIFERENRFTPLQNQVRKPSICAVNGVCAGGGLHFVADTDFTIAADSATFLDPHVSVGQVSAIETIVLSRRVPHQAVMRMMLLGRSERIDARRALEMGLVTEIVPAADLQERALELARAVAAGSPAAIAASRQVVWDALDRPLHDALRIAWPILRAHGDHHPDAQEGPKAFFEKRPPKWA
- a CDS encoding IS481 family transposase; the protein is MSHRNAPLSPTGRLRLARCVVDDEWPLRRAAERFQVSVSTAQRWAGRYRAEGEAGMTDRSSRPHHCPRRTPTRTERRIVKVRVLRRWGPARIAFFLRLVPSTVHRVLVRFGLARLAHLDRATGHPIRRYERATPGELVHVDIKKLGNIPEGGGHRAVGRQAGQRHRTRTPGKTLDAGGNSHVGYSYLHNAVDDHSRLVYSEILPDEKKDTAVAFWQRAQTFFAAHGITVERVLTDNGACYKSRHWRDTLTTAGITHKRTRPYRPQTNGTVERFNRTLLDEWAYARPYQSETERRKALPQWLHTYNHHRGHTALGGHPPASRVPNLPGQYS
- a CDS encoding enoyl-CoA hydratase-related protein — protein: MELALACDIVMAARDVRFGLPEVRRAVLAAEGGLYRSASVLGRKVAMQLALTGEPIAAERAHQLGLVNELTRPRQSARDRRGDRRTDRCQRPGVGPPEQAGHRRVGGPGGGCRLGAHPGGLRRGQGEPRFPGWGLARS